The Lycium barbarum isolate Lr01 chromosome 9, ASM1917538v2, whole genome shotgun sequence genome has a segment encoding these proteins:
- the LOC132609475 gene encoding putative late blight resistance protein homolog R1B-8 encodes MLSLFCFSSRGPESSCSKLIRLWIAENFVEAGSKSLEMVAMDYLMDLIRSNLVMVAKINFSGEIKAVHIHDLMHEFILVKAKNVNFLLRINDGGTLSLASEARCKRVNILAPCQVLLGDRFCFGRNINTLRFLPNVNSPFVDYDLTKSREHLRVLDLGSVRLHQTLVDALQFLIHLKYLQLRIYFLEIPRSICNLKELETFIVTGEYNHINIPNTIWDITSLRLLHISPLYIIRGELEDLHNLQTCSDLVIFPGMDYQRFMKRFHNLLKLNCLLSGSGTTLRYFFPSFDSLIQLESLKIGVSTAVVDVGSHIVVM; translated from the exons ATGCTTTCTCTATTTTGCTTCAGTTCTAGAGGACCAGAAAGTTCCTGTTCAAAACTGATACGATTATGGATCGCCGAAAATTTTGTTGAAGCCGGATCGAAGAGCTTAGAGATGGTTGCAATGGATTACTTGATGGATTTAATTAGGAGCAACCTAGTGATGGTTGCTAAAATAAATTTCTCAGGGGAGATCAAAGCCGTCCATATTCATGATTTAATGCACGAGTTTATCTTGGTGAAAGctaaaaatgtcaactttttgcTGAGGATAAATGA TGGTGGTACATTATCACTTGCTTCTGAGGCTCGATGTAAACGTGTGAATATTTTAGCACCTTGTCAAGTGCTTCTTGGAGATAGATTTTGTTTTGGACGAAATATCAACACCTTACGATTCCTTCCCAATGTAAATTCTCCATTTGTTGATTATGATTTGACTAAATCCAGGGAACATCTGAGAGTATTAGATTTGGGTTCTGTAAGGCTGCATCAGACACTTGTAGATGCATTACAGTTTCTGATTCATTTGAAGTACTTACAACTGAggatttattttcttgaaattccacGCTCAATATGCAACCTGAAGGAGTTAGAAACGTTTATAGTGACTGGAGAATACAATCATATCAATATTCCAAATACCATTTGGGATATCACAAGCTTGAGGCTTTTGCATATAAGTCCTCTATATATCATTCGTGGAGAATTAGAGGATCTTCACAACTTACAAACCTGTTCTGATCTGGTTATTTTTCCTGGGATGGACTATCAGAGGTTCATGAAAAGATTTCACAATCTTCTAAAGCTCAATTGCTTATTATCTGGTTCAGGGACAACTCTAAGatatttctttccttcttttgactCTCTCATACAACTCGAATCTCTCAAGATTGGTGTCTCTACGGCAGTGGTAGATGTTGGgtctcacatagtcgtgatgtaa